Sequence from the Clostridia bacterium genome:
ACGGCGAGCGTATCCTCGATTCCGAGCGCGGTCGGTGAAACGATAAGGTCCGACGCGACATCATCGAGGGGGGCGTACACCTTGTCGAAGGACAGATCGTTTAACGGAGCGATCAGACGTTTTACGGACGCCATCTGATTCAATTCCGTTTTTGAGATGATAAAACGCATGAATTCATTCGTCATATCCAGATTGTCGCAGGAACTGTTGACGGAAAACTGAACGGAAGGAGTGTCAAGGAAATACCCGCCCTTGTCAGTCGTCGGGATCGGAGCGAAGGTATAGGAAAACGGATGCGCGATAAAAGCTTCCAATTGACTTTCGCGTTTGCCCGTCCCCGATACCGTATCGGCCGTGCAGATCATCATCGGAACATCCCCCTCAAAGAAGCGCATGATAACCTCGGCATAGTTATCGCTTATCTCGTCGCATTTTTCCAGATTGACGCATCCTTTATCGATCAGCTGAGAGAGCACTTCGAGAGCCGGACGCATATATTCACCCGCCGCGGGATCGCATTCATTTGCAGGAGCTACCATCTCCGGATGCTCGGCCAGCGTTCCCGCAAAACCCAGGTAAACGACCGTATTCATAAAACAGCTGGATGGCTTTTCGCTGTACCCCATCATTGGGCTTTCGTATCCTTTTTCACGGAACGACGCGCAAACGTCGATAAGTTCCCGCAAAGTCACGGGCACTTTAAGCCCTTCTTTTTCAAAAAGATCGTTGTTGATCAGCATCCCGTAGGAAGTGGAAAAGATCGGAACAGTAAGCACGCGCCCCTGTGAGTCACGGTTGAGCAGGCCGGGACGGATGCAGTCCAGATCCAGTCCGAGAGTATCGTCGGCAAGATTTTCCATATGGGCGAAAACCTCGTCATAAGCGGGGTTGCCGGTCATCCAGCTGAACGAAAAGAAAATGTTCGGCGCGTCGTTTCCTTCCAGAACGGTTGCGAGCGAGTTTTCGTAGTCGTCGAGTTTCGTGTAGCTCATTTCAACGTTTGGGTAATACTCGTTGAAACGGTCGAATTCCGCTTCAAGCGCCTCGAAGTTGCCGTAAGAGCCGGCTACATTGATCTTGCACTCGGCGGCTTTGTCCAGTTTGGGTTCAAAACCCTTTTGTTCCGCCTGCTGATTCGCGGAACTGCAGGCGGCCGAGCCGAGAATCATTAACGCCGCCAGAATTATGTTAAAGATTCTTTTCATTTTTGTTTTTCCCTTCTTTAATCTTTCGGATTTCTTTGATTACAAGTTTGACGTCCACGGGCTTGGCGATATGTCCGTCCATTCCCGCGTTCAGACATTCGGTGACGTTTTCTGAAAACGCGTCCGCCGTCATCGCGATAATGGGGATCGACGCGGCCCACGGATCCTCCAGCTTGCG
This genomic interval carries:
- a CDS encoding carbohydrate ABC transporter substrate-binding protein, whose translation is MKRIFNIILAALMILGSAACSSANQQAEQKGFEPKLDKAAECKINVAGSYGNFEALEAEFDRFNEYYPNVEMSYTKLDDYENSLATVLEGNDAPNIFFSFSWMTGNPAYDEVFAHMENLADDTLGLDLDCIRPGLLNRDSQGRVLTVPIFSTSYGMLINNDLFEKEGLKVPVTLRELIDVCASFREKGYESPMMGYSEKPSSCFMNTVVYLGFAGTLAEHPEMVAPANECDPAAGEYMRPALEVLSQLIDKGCVNLEKCDEISDNYAEVIMRFFEGDVPMMICTADTVSGTGKRESQLEAFIAHPFSYTFAPIPTTDKGGYFLDTPSVQFSVNSSCDNLDMTNEFMRFIISKTELNQMASVKRLIAPLNDLSFDKVYAPLDDVASDLIVSPTALGIEDTLAVQVRLASYRVGRGTLTIDEAVAKYGSLE